The Mustelus asterias chromosome 23, sMusAst1.hap1.1, whole genome shotgun sequence genome window below encodes:
- the dcun1d3 gene encoding DCN1-like protein 3 — translation MGQCVTKCKNPPSSLGSKTGDKESGSKSHVKKTASPGEEFSSMCAKASGDILANGTKKTDIVESTQPQLAHSGDSKKEESFSYREEFSLKRVEELFSRYKDTHEDAILEEGMEWFCNDLSVDPTEFIVLLLAWKFQAATMCKFTRKEFVEGCKALNADSIDGIRARFPSLMNEAKVEDKFKDLYRFTFQFGLDSEEGQRSLRREIAVALWKLVFTQNIPFILDQWLSFLTENPPGIKGISRDTWNMFLNFIQVIGPDLTNYSEDEAWPSLFDTFVEWEMERRRKEVLAEEALHLVTEAAANVEMLGQIATDYQVTDNE, via the exons ATGGGCCAGTGTGTCACCAAGTGCAAAAACCCCCCTTCTTCTCTGGGTAGTAAAACtggagataaagaatctggtagCAAATCACACGTTAAGAAAACTGCCAGCCCTGGTGAAGAATTTAGCTCAATGTGTGCAAAGGCTTCTGGCGATATACTTGCCAATGGAACAAAGAAAACTGACATAGTGGAATCAACCCAGCCCCAACTTGCTCACTCTGGAGACAGTAAAAAAGAAGAATCCTTTTCATATCGCGAGGAATTCTCACTTAAAAGAGTTGAAGAATTGTTTAGCAGGTATAAGGACACACATGAGGATGCCATCTTAGAGGAGGGAATGGAGTGGTTTTGCAACGACCTTTCTGTGGATCCTACTGAATTCATAGTGTTGTTATTAGCGTGGAAATTTCAAGCAGCCACTATGTGCAAGTTTACCAG GAAAGAATTTGTGGAAGGATGTAAGGCATTAAATGCAGACAGTATTGACGGAATCCGTGCCAGATTCCCAAGCCTTATGAATGAAGCCAAAGTTGAAGACAAGTTCAAAGATTTGTATCGATTTACCTTTCAGTTTGGGCTAGATTCTGAGGAAGGCCAACGATCGCTACGGAGGGAAATAGCTGTTGCTCTTTGGAAACTGGTGTTCACACAGAACATTCCTTTCATATTGGACCAGTGGCTGAGCTTCTTAACTGAGAACCCGCCTGGAATAAAGGGAATCTCTCGGGATACGTGGAACATGTTCTTAAATTTTATTCAGGTGATAGGTCCCGATCTAACAAACTACAGCGAGGATGAGGCTTGGCCGAGTCTGTTTGACACATTTGTAGAATGGGAAATGGAAAGAAGAAGAAAGGAGGTTCTTGCTGAAGAAGCATTGCATTTAGTTACCGAGGCTGCTGCAAACGTGGAAATGTTAGGACAAATTGCTACAGACTACCAAGTAACAGATAATGAGTAG